From the Hevea brasiliensis isolate MT/VB/25A 57/8 chromosome 15, ASM3005281v1, whole genome shotgun sequence genome, one window contains:
- the LOC110643123 gene encoding organic cation/carnitine transporter 4: MAGMSTFYFFSTGIAILSGVACIFRSWRKLYVASSIPSILFLVIVLPFISESPRWYLVRGRINDAMKLMSTIAKSNGNHLPDGLILALDEEANNSASNDDQSCKEKPATKEAITGSLIDVIRSPLTRIRLFLAVAINFLCSVVYYGISLNVVNLETNLYLNVLLNAVAEMPAFTITALLLSKFGRKPLAIATQWFSGLFCFIGSLMGNAGIWKIIKMICGILGIFGMAGTYNLLFIYTAELFPTVVRNAALGSATQAAQMGAILAPFVVVLGGALPFAVFAFCGIMGGLLAFYLPETLNRPLYDTMTGMEDGESGCRSV, from the coding sequence ATGGCGGGCATGTCTACATTCTATTTTTTCTCTACTGGAATAGCCATATTGTCAGGTGTGGCATGCATTTTCCGTTCCTGGCGGAAACTTTACGTTGCCTCCTCTATTCCTTCCATTCTATTCCTTGTCATTGTGCTTCCTTTTATCTCTGAGTCCCCTCGATGGTACCTTGTTCGTGGGAGAATCAATGACGCAATGAAACTAATGAGCACGATTGCTAAATCGAATGGAAATCACCTTCCTGATGGACTTATCCTGGCCCTTGATGAAGAAGCAAATAACAGTGCAAGCAATGATGACCAGAGCTGCAAGGAAAAGCCTGCAACAAAAGAAGCAATAACAGGTTCTCTAATTGATGTAATCCGCTCACCACTCACCCGTATCCGTTTGTTCTTAGCTGTGGCAATTAACTTCTTGTGCTCCGTTGTTTATTATGGGATTAGCCTAAACGTTGTGAATCTTGAAACCAACCTTTACCTAAATGTGCTGCTTAATGCTGTAGCTGAAATGCCAGCATTCACTATAACAGCTCTTCTATTGAGCAAGTTTGGGAGGAAACCATTGGCAATTGCAACACAATGGTTCAGTGGACTCTTCTGTTTCATAGGAAGTTTGATGGGAAACGCTGGGATATGGAAAATCATAAAAATGATTTGTGGGATTTTGGGTATTTTCGGGATGGCTGGGACAtataatttactgttcatatacaCAGCAGAGTTGTTTCCTACGGTAGTGAGAAATGCAGCTCTTGGCAGTGCAACACAGGCAGCGCAAATGGGGGCAATACTGGCACCATTTGTGGTGGTTTTGGGGGGTGCGTTACCATTTGCGGTGTTTGCATTTTGCGGAATTATGGGAGGATTGCTTGCATTTTACTTGCCGGAGACATTAAATCGGCCATTGTATGACACAATGACTGGAATGGAGGATGGAGAAAGTGGTTGTAGAAGCGTTTGA
- the LOC110643118 gene encoding uncharacterized protein LOC110643118, which produces MKFLLEFVSCCGASGGDKSEKDTPELNGRRSEEKRALMERRTLQTLTRRSRRKRGRVGSASASPAAAMADWKPTLCSISEDNVVVVVEGGTERVVKRKGSGGRRGGGGGGSRGLASIPNYSEDYRRSNQFSVIPTFSATPFMI; this is translated from the exons ATGAAGTTTTTATTGGAATTCGTCTCGTGTTGCGGGGCCAGTGGCGGTGACAAATCCGAAAAGGATACTCCGGAGCTGAACGGGCGGCGTTCGGAGGAGAAGCGGGCGCTGATGGAGCGGCGGACACTGCAAACGCTTACGAGGAGAAGTAGGAGGAAGAGGGGCAGAGTAGGGTCAGCATCTGCGTCGCCCGCGGCTGCGATGGCTGATTGGAAACCGACGCTTTGCTCGATATCTGAGGATaacgtggtggtggtggtggaaggGGGAACGGAAAGAGTGGTAAAGAGGAAGGGCAGTGGAGGACGACgtgggggtggtggtggtgggtCCCGTGGACTAGCTAGTATTCCTAACTACAGCGAAGATTACCG GCGAAGTAATCAGTTCTCGGTAATTCCAACATTCTCTGCGACTCCGTTCATGATTTAG